The following proteins are co-located in the Paraburkholderia phytofirmans PsJN genome:
- the ilvB gene encoding biosynthetic-type acetolactate synthase large subunit, which yields MTQNPNVALDALLKPPAAGEAMSGADIILRVLSEQGVDTVFGYSGGAILPTYDAVFRFNEMHAQTPERQIKLVVPANEQAAGFMAAGYARASGKVGVFMVTSGPGATNAVTPIADCNGDSIPVVLICGQVPRAMIGTDAFQEAPVFNIMSACAKQVFLVTDPAKLEQTLRTAFEVARTGRPGPVVVDVPKDIQNWTGTYQGQGTLEFRGYSDRLRMVAKGARLDEGKRNDFFGLLAQSKRPLLYAGGGIITAGATAELRRFAERFGIPVVTTLMGLGAISVRHELGLGMLGMHGAACANYAVEDCDFLIAVGARFDDRVAGGRPDAFAPRARHVAHIDIDEAEINKVKRAHWAHVGDAKESLLSLMKHGPAVQPRLDWLDRIKELKRVYGMNYDRNSPAIQPQFVVEKLSALTGGRAIVTTGVGQHQMWAAQFFDFVEPRSFLTSGSMGTMGFGLPAAIGAQLARPDALVIDIDGDGSIRMNIGDLETATTYGVPVKVLLLNNLGDGMIRQWQRLFYEGRLCVSDKSLHRKDFVMAAQADGFEFARRVATLNELEDQLKAFIEFDGPAFLEVMVDENADVFPMVGPGQSYANMVTGPFIPSRAEPEARGKGAERQAAADMF from the coding sequence ATGACCCAAAACCCCAACGTTGCTTTAGACGCTCTCCTGAAACCGCCGGCTGCAGGCGAAGCGATGTCGGGCGCCGACATCATCCTGCGCGTACTCAGCGAGCAGGGTGTGGATACCGTATTCGGTTATAGCGGCGGCGCCATTTTGCCGACGTACGACGCCGTGTTTCGTTTCAACGAAATGCACGCGCAAACGCCCGAGCGTCAGATCAAACTCGTCGTGCCCGCCAATGAACAGGCTGCCGGCTTCATGGCCGCCGGTTATGCGCGCGCGAGCGGAAAAGTCGGTGTCTTCATGGTGACGTCGGGCCCCGGCGCGACGAACGCGGTGACGCCGATCGCCGACTGCAACGGCGATTCGATCCCCGTCGTCCTCATATGCGGGCAGGTGCCTCGTGCCATGATCGGCACGGATGCCTTTCAGGAAGCGCCCGTCTTCAACATCATGTCGGCGTGCGCAAAGCAGGTGTTTCTGGTCACCGACCCGGCAAAGCTCGAACAGACGCTGCGGACCGCATTCGAAGTCGCGCGCACCGGCCGTCCAGGTCCGGTCGTCGTGGATGTGCCCAAGGACATCCAGAACTGGACCGGCACTTACCAGGGGCAAGGTACGCTGGAGTTCAGAGGCTATTCCGACCGTCTTCGAATGGTGGCGAAAGGCGCTCGTCTCGATGAGGGCAAGCGCAACGACTTTTTCGGTCTGCTGGCGCAAAGCAAACGGCCGCTGCTGTATGCCGGCGGCGGCATTATCACGGCCGGCGCAACCGCTGAGTTGCGTCGCTTTGCCGAGCGTTTCGGAATCCCCGTCGTGACCACGTTGATGGGTCTCGGCGCGATATCCGTGAGACACGAACTCGGCCTCGGCATGCTCGGCATGCACGGCGCTGCGTGTGCGAACTACGCGGTGGAAGATTGTGACTTCCTGATCGCGGTGGGTGCCCGCTTCGACGACCGGGTCGCCGGTGGTCGCCCCGACGCATTCGCGCCCCGAGCGCGCCATGTCGCGCATATCGACATCGACGAGGCGGAAATCAACAAGGTTAAGCGGGCGCACTGGGCGCACGTGGGCGACGCCAAAGAAAGCTTGCTGTCGCTGATGAAACACGGCCCCGCCGTGCAACCGCGTTTGGACTGGCTCGATCGTATCAAGGAGTTGAAGCGAGTCTACGGTATGAACTACGACCGGAATAGTCCGGCAATTCAGCCGCAATTCGTCGTCGAAAAGCTCAGTGCCCTGACCGGCGGGCGAGCTATCGTCACCACGGGCGTCGGCCAGCATCAGATGTGGGCTGCGCAATTTTTCGACTTCGTCGAGCCGCGCAGCTTCCTCACTTCGGGCAGCATGGGGACCATGGGTTTCGGGCTGCCCGCGGCTATCGGTGCTCAACTGGCGCGGCCGGATGCCCTTGTGATCGACATCGACGGCGACGGCAGCATCCGCATGAATATTGGTGACCTGGAAACGGCCACCACTTATGGCGTGCCGGTCAAAGTCCTGTTGCTGAACAATCTCGGTGACGGGATGATCCGGCAATGGCAGCGTCTCTTCTACGAGGGCCGCTTGTGCGTGAGCGACAAGTCGCTGCATCGCAAGGATTTTGTCATGGCGGCACAGGCCGACGGGTTCGAGTTTGCGCGTCGCGTTGCCACCCTGAACGAACTCGAGGACCAGCTTAAGGCCTTCATCGAATTCGACGGACCGGCTTTCCTCGAAGTGATGGTCGACGAGAACGCCGATGTGTTTCCGATGGTAGGGCCGGGGCAAAGCTACGCGAATATGGTTACCGGGCCGTTCATTCCGTCCCGGGCCGAGCCGGAAGCCAGAGGGAAGGGCGCGGAGCGTCAGGCGGCTGCGGATATGTTCTAA